One Bacteroidota bacterium genomic region harbors:
- a CDS encoding T9SS type A sorting domain-containing protein has protein sequence MNCHISSMNRSIPSMQHYNVSKQREVVITQRNNVSMQRGNVSLQRNSVSTQRDNVSLQRDSVSMQRDNVSLQRDSVSTQRDSVSTQRNNVSLQRNNVSLQRRKPSKQQQNQSFMKKLLLTFATCIFTSYILFAQIGSWSAKANFGGTGRSNAVGFSIGSYGYIGTGYAGTNQKDFWRYDPVANSWSQMADFGGTARRAATGFAIGNFGYIGTGFDGAYKKDFWKYDVAGNSWAPIANFGGSGRYYAAGFSIADSGYVGTGMDGSVAYNDFWRYNSITDTWTARANFGGSTRGDCFAFAVSGKGYMGTGRNFAGTTFYNTFYQYNPATNTWAAKANFAGTAREGAGAFVIGNYGYAGTGSINTFSTQYTDFYKYDPVGNAWTAIATFIGTQRTNAAAFAVGNYGYLGTGYAGGSYTNTFYQYDLCGVTLTVTPTAPSCNAGSNGSVNLTVTGATNPLTYLWSNASTVEDATGLSAGGYTVTVTDGVGCTKTTTVTVTQPTALAGNITTVTNASCYSLCNGKITVTVSGATPPYTYSWAPSSGSTSAISNLCAGGYTVTITDSKGCSTIKDSVVTEPTALTVTVSSVPNSTGCICDGEVSVSASGGTPPYTYNWPLIPCPSDTCNLLCPGFYTVVVTDSKGCTYMDGATVNGPLPPIISLTATPATCPTCPNGDATANISGGTSPFTYLWNNGQTTQTATGLVPGTYPVCVSDSDSCVVCDSIYVGFAIGIHEISNQDIYISPNPSSGVFNVQMSRYENVQMKIYNVYGECIYQHICTSAHPQIDLSEVLNGIYFLQLKTEEGVLTKKIILNR, from the coding sequence CAAGCAGCGAGAGGTTGTAATCACGCAACGAAACAATGTAAGCATGCAACGTGGCAATGTAAGCTTACAACGAAACAGTGTAAGCACGCAACGCGACAATGTAAGCTTACAACGAGACAGTGTAAGCATGCAACGCGACAATGTAAGCTTACAACGAGACAGTGTAAGCACGCAACGAGACAGTGTAAGCACGCAACGCAACAATGTAAGCTTACAACGCAACAATGTAAGCTTACAGCGAAGAAAACCATCAAAACAGCAACAAAATCAATCTTTTATGAAAAAACTATTACTCACATTTGCCACCTGCATTTTTACATCTTACATTCTTTTCGCCCAAATTGGCTCATGGAGCGCAAAAGCTAATTTTGGAGGAACTGGCAGAAGCAATGCCGTTGGCTTTTCCATCGGAAGCTACGGTTACATAGGCACCGGATATGCAGGCACCAATCAAAAAGATTTCTGGAGATATGATCCTGTGGCAAATTCATGGTCGCAGATGGCGGATTTTGGAGGAACTGCCCGCAGAGCAGCAACAGGGTTTGCTATTGGAAATTTCGGATACATCGGAACAGGATTCGATGGCGCTTACAAAAAAGATTTCTGGAAATATGATGTTGCCGGCAACTCATGGGCTCCTATCGCTAACTTTGGCGGCAGCGGAAGATATTATGCCGCGGGGTTTTCTATAGCAGACAGCGGATATGTTGGAACAGGAATGGACGGCTCGGTGGCTTACAATGATTTCTGGAGATATAATTCGATTACCGATACCTGGACTGCCCGGGCAAATTTTGGCGGAAGCACTCGTGGTGATTGCTTTGCCTTTGCTGTGAGCGGAAAAGGATATATGGGCACCGGAAGAAATTTTGCCGGCACAACGTTTTACAATACCTTCTATCAATATAATCCTGCAACCAACACATGGGCAGCAAAAGCCAACTTTGCCGGAACTGCGCGCGAAGGTGCAGGCGCTTTTGTAATTGGCAATTACGGCTATGCAGGAACAGGTAGTATAAATACCTTCTCAACTCAATACACTGATTTTTATAAATACGATCCGGTTGGAAATGCATGGACAGCCATTGCCACATTCATTGGCACACAACGAACAAATGCTGCAGCTTTTGCTGTGGGAAACTATGGTTACCTGGGAACAGGATATGCGGGCGGGTCTTACACCAACACTTTCTACCAATATGATTTATGTGGTGTTACTCTTACCGTAACCCCTACAGCGCCTTCCTGCAATGCGGGAAGCAATGGTTCTGTAAATCTTACGGTGACAGGTGCAACAAATCCACTCACCTATTTATGGTCAAACGCCTCAACGGTTGAAGATGCCACCGGACTTTCTGCAGGAGGATACACTGTTACCGTTACAGATGGTGTGGGCTGTACTAAAACAACAACCGTTACAGTTACTCAGCCAACCGCACTTGCAGGAAATATAACAACCGTTACAAATGCATCGTGCTATTCACTCTGCAATGGAAAAATTACTGTTACGGTTTCAGGAGCAACTCCGCCTTATACCTATTCGTGGGCGCCAAGTTCGGGTTCAACTTCAGCGATTTCCAACCTTTGCGCGGGCGGATACACCGTTACAATAACTGATTCAAAAGGATGTTCAACAATAAAAGATTCTGTTGTGACTGAGCCCACTGCTTTGACTGTCACCGTATCATCTGTTCCGAATTCTACCGGATGTATTTGCGATGGTGAAGTAAGCGTTTCGGCTTCAGGAGGCACTCCGCCTTATACTTACAATTGGCCTTTAATTCCTTGCCCAAGTGACACTTGCAATTTATTGTGTCCGGGATTTTATACCGTAGTTGTTACCGATTCAAAAGGATGTACTTATATGGACGGAGCAACTGTTAATGGACCATTGCCTCCTATCATCAGCCTGACAGCCACTCCTGCCACCTGCCCCACTTGTCCGAATGGAGATGCAACAGCAAATATTTCAGGAGGAACTTCTCCTTTCACATATTTATGGAACAACGGTCAAACCACACAAACCGCAACAGGTCTTGTTCCGGGAACCTATCCTGTTTGTGTCAGCGATTCTGATAGCTGCGTTGTTTGCGATTCAATTTATGTTGGCTTTGCAATTGGAATACATGAAATCAGCAATCAGGATATTTACATTTCTCCGAATCCGTCAAGCGGAGTGTTTAATGTGCAGATGAGTAGATATGAAAATGTGCAGATGAAAATATATAATGTGTATGGAGAATGTATTTATCAGCATATCTGCACATCCGCACATCCGCAAATTGATTTAAGCGAAGTGCTCAACGGCATTTATTTCCTTCAACTAAAAACTGAAGAAGGCGTACTGACTAAAAAAATAATTCTGAACAGATAA